AAATGTCTTCTTCAGATTTTCCTAAAGTAATTTGATTGGAAATTTGAAATATATTTCCGAGCGCTTCACTCCCCTCACCATAGATACCTCTTACAACCAAACCCAGCTGATTAATTGCCGGAATAATACGATTGATTTGCTGTGTTAACATCAATCCTGGTAAATGCATCATGACTGAAGCACGAAGTCCGGTTCCTACGTTTGTAGGGCAGCTTGTTAGATAACCATGCTTCTCATCGAATCCAAAGTGAATATGGCTTTCCAGCCAATCATCTACTTCATTCGCAGCCTCCAATGCCTCCGTTAGTTGCAACCCAGGAAACAAACACTGAATGCGAATGTGATCCTCTTCATTAATCATAATACTAACTTCTTCATTTTCGGTTAATAGAACAGCCCCATAAGGTGAGTCTTCTGCTAAATTAGGACTAATCAAATGCTTTTCTACCAAAACCCTTTTTTGAAGAGGCTGTATGTCATCAATCTTCAGAAGTTCCATTTGTCCAAACTTTGTAAAGTTAGATTCACGCAGGATTTCTTCCATTTTTAAAATAATCGATTGTGCTTCTTCATGCGAAAATAGTGTTGGAAATTTATAGTTTTCAAAGTTTCGGGCTAAACGGATTCGGGAACTAAGGACGATATCTGAGTCAGGCCCCTCCTCGCTC
This genomic stretch from Neobacillus niacini harbors:
- a CDS encoding protein arginine kinase, which encodes MSLERFINQAVSSWMSEEGPDSDIVLSSRIRLARNFENYKFPTLFSHEEAQSIILKMEEILRESNFTKFGQMELLKIDDIQPLQKRVLVEKHLISPNLAEDSPYGAVLLTENEEVSIMINEEDHIRIQCLFPGLQLTEALEAANEVDDWLESHIHFGFDEKHGYLTSCPTNVGTGLRASVMMHLPGLMLTQQINRIIPAINQLGLVVRGIYGEGSEALGNIFQISNQITLGKSEEDICRDLKGVVSQLISQERSAREALRKTSNIQLEDRVFRSYGVLSNCRIIETKEAAKCLSDVRLGIDMGYIDHLPKNILNELMILTQPGFLQQYAGGHLRANERDIRRAALIRERIKMESDKR